From a region of the Arachis ipaensis cultivar K30076 chromosome B09, Araip1.1, whole genome shotgun sequence genome:
- the LOC110266826 gene encoding uncharacterized protein LOC110266826, translating to MDSNHTPNLGSIDLQLLAQIVAQITSMQSASTKSTVSPHLDLASPYYLHPADSPGNRLISRVLDHQNYHNWSHYMLLALKSKNKLAFIDGTLPKPPVDDPLFEAWDRCNTFVVSWIHLSLSSDIAQSVMGNSIGKDLWQELKNQFYQGDVFKIAELQEKLFSIKQGDLSVTHYFTKLKGIWEDLETFRSLPQCNCTPKCTCVFDTVSNYQNDTFVV from the coding sequence ATGGATTCCAACCACACCCCGAATCTTGGAAGCATCGATCTCCAACTTTTGGCCCAAATTGTGGCGCAAATCACTAGTATGCAATCCGCATCGACGAAATCAACTGTGAGCCCTCATCTCGATTTGGCTAGTCCTTATTATTTGCATCCAGCAGACAGTCCAGGTAACCGCTTGATTTCTAGGGTTCTTGATCATCAGAATTATCACAATTGGTCGCACTATATGCTGTTAGCGCTTAAATCAAAGAACAAATTGGCCTTTATTGATGGTACTCTCCCGAAGCCACCCGTAGATGACCCGTTGTTTGAGGCTTGGGATCGTTGCAATACTTTCGTCGTCTCCTGGATTCATCTTTCTCTAAGCAGTGACATTGCTCAAAGTGTAATGGGAAATAGTATAGGCAAGGATTTATGGCAAGaactcaaaaatcaattttatcaaGGGGATGTCTTCAAGATTGCTGAGCTCCAAGAGAAGTTGTTCTCAATCAAGCAAGGTGATCTGTCTGTCACTCATTATTTCACCAAACTCAAAGGAATTTGGGAAGATTTGGAAACTTTTAGATCCCTCCCACAGTGCAACTGCACACCGAAATGCACCTGTGTCTTTGACACGGTTAGCAATTATCAAAATGATACTTTTGTGGTGTGA
- the LOC107617013 gene encoding nuclear transcription factor Y subunit B-4-like, with protein sequence MESNSRSSSNNEDMSLPIANVGRIMKQVVPGSGKISKEGKQLMQECVTEFISFVTGEASAKCHKENRKTVNGDDICWALSSLGFDNFAEAISRYLYKYRLAHTHREQNLLSNNNNNKD encoded by the coding sequence ATGGAGAGTAACAGTAGAAGTAGTAGTAATAATGAGGATATGAGTTTGCCGATTGCAAATGTGGGAAGAATAATGAAGCAAGTGGTGCCAGGAAGTGGAAAGATCTCAAAAGAAGGGAAGCAGTTAATGCAAGAGTGCGTGACAGAGTTCATAAGCTTTGTTACGGGTGAGGCCTCTGCCAAGTGTCACAAGGAGAATCGAAAGACGGTTAACGGCGACGACATCTGCTGGGCGCTTTCTTCCTTAGGGTTTGACAACTTCGCCGAGGCCATCTCCAGGTACTTGTATAAATACCGCCTTGCTCACACTCACAGGGAACAAAACCTTCTttccaacaataacaacaacaaagacTAA
- the LOC107615525 gene encoding uncharacterized protein LOC107615525, with amino-acid sequence MLMNPLSSIDSAYSMMLQQERKLLGTDIVKPSPLLSTASSHTFQSRGGRGRGPGGRGSSKLCAYCGKTGHLIDTCYRKHGMPPHLKKQNQINNLTAEDDDYGEPIILYENQGESSHSKFTSEQKDALLALLQHHGAKVNHNMNQIAPANDTTPGPSNMEDDWSS; translated from the exons ATGCTTATGAACCCTCTTTCCTCCATTGATTCTGCCTATTCAATGATGCTGCAACAGGAACGGAAACTCTTGGGCACTGACATTGTTAAGCCGAGCCCTTTGTTGAGCACTGCTTCATCACACACTTTTCAGTCTCGAGGCGGTCGAGGACGCGGTCCAGGTGGCAGAGGAAGTTCTAAGCTCTGTGCTTACTGTGGTAAAACTGGACATCTCATCGACACTTGCTACCGCAAGCATGGAATGCCTCCACATCTTAAGAAACAGAACCAAATCAATAATCTCACAGCTGAGGATGATGATTACGGTGAACCAATTATCTTGTATGAGAATCAGGGGGAATCTTCACATTCAAAGTTTACTTCAGAGCAAAAAGATGCACTACTGGCCCTTTTGCAGCATCATGGAGCCAAGGTCAATCATAATATGAATCAAATTGCTCCAGCCAATGACACCACTCCTG GACCTTCCAACATGGAAGATGATTGGAGCAGCTGA